The sequence below is a genomic window from Dyadobacter chenwenxiniae.
AAGATAATGTTTACAGGAATAGTAGAATCCATTGCAACGCTTTTAAAAGTAGATTCAGAGGGAAGCAATAAAACTTTTTCGTTTCAGTCACCGATTGCCACAGAATTAAAGATAGACCAGAGCGTCAACCATAATGGCGTTTGTCTGACCGTTGTTGCGATAGAAGGGGACACTTATAAAGTGACGGCCATTGAAGAAACATTGCTTAAAACCAACTTAGGCGACCTGGCCGTTTATGATAAGGTAAACCTGGAACGTTGTATGCCAGCCAATGGGAGGTTCGACGGGCACATTGTGCAAGGGCATGTTGACCAGACGGGCATTTGCACTTCGGTTGAAGAGCGTGACGGAAGCTGGCTTTTTGATTTTGAATATGACGCCTCCACAGGAAATCTTACGGTGGAAAAAGGCTCTATATGTATCAATGGCGTCAGTCTTACCGTTTTCAATTCTGAAACCAATGCATTCCGGGTTGCGATCATTCCTTACACCTATGAATTCACCAATTTTCAC
It includes:
- a CDS encoding riboflavin synthase gives rise to the protein MFTGIVESIATLLKVDSEGSNKTFSFQSPIATELKIDQSVNHNGVCLTVVAIEGDTYKVTAIEETLLKTNLGDLAVYDKVNLERCMPANGRFDGHIVQGHVDQTGICTSVEERDGSWLFDFEYDASTGNLTVEKGSICINGVSLTVFNSETNAFRVAIIPYTYEFTNFHSLKAGDRVNLEFDILGKYIKRILGSYTM